A single Lentimicrobium sp. L6 DNA region contains:
- the tpiA gene encoding triose-phosphate isomerase, with protein MRKRIVAGNWKMNNNFEEADELLFQLAEGIKDLELENEEVIICPPALYLEMSTDVGLENGFSVGAQNCSTQDKGAYTGEISASMLKSLDVSCCLVGHSERRKYFNETHQDLALKVDQLLENEIFPIFCFGELLEERETEKHFDIVKAQIADSLFHLNAEEMENVILAYEPVWAIGTGVTATTEQAQEMHAFIRSILTEKWGAELAEETTILYGGSCNAKNAKELFSQKDVDGGLIGGASLKAEDFITIVKSFN; from the coding sequence ATGAGAAAAAGAATTGTCGCAGGAAACTGGAAAATGAATAATAATTTCGAAGAAGCTGATGAATTATTATTTCAATTAGCTGAAGGAATTAAAGATTTAGAACTAGAAAATGAGGAAGTTATCATTTGTCCTCCAGCATTATACCTTGAAATGTCAACAGATGTTGGATTAGAAAATGGTTTTTCAGTGGGTGCACAAAACTGTTCTACTCAAGATAAAGGAGCCTATACTGGTGAAATTTCAGCTTCTATGCTAAAATCATTAGATGTTAGCTGTTGTCTTGTAGGCCATTCAGAAAGAAGAAAGTATTTCAATGAAACACACCAAGATTTAGCTCTTAAAGTAGATCAACTTTTAGAGAATGAAATATTTCCAATCTTCTGTTTTGGTGAATTATTAGAAGAAAGAGAAACCGAAAAGCATTTTGATATTGTAAAAGCTCAAATCGCTGATAGCTTATTCCATTTGAATGCTGAAGAAATGGAGAATGTAATTCTTGCCTATGAGCCAGTTTGGGCCATTGGTACAGGGGTAACCGCCACTACTGAACAAGCTCAAGAAATGCATGCTTTTATCAGGAGTATTCTAACTGAGAAATGGGGTGCTGAGTTAGCTGAAGAAACAACTATCCTTTATGGTGGTTCTTGTAATGCTAAAAATGCCAAAGAACTATTCTCACAAAAAGATGTGGATGGTGGCTTAATAGGCGGTGCTTCTTTGAAAGCAGAAGATTTTATCACTATTGTTAAGAGCTTTAATTAA
- the prmA gene encoding 50S ribosomal protein L11 methyltransferase, giving the protein MAYIEVNFSIEPMVPAAEILVAELSEIGFESFVEEEANLKAYIQENQFDEKLVDELFSMNNPEFKVSYQVQKIEDQNWNAKWESEYEPVLIDNRCYIRAPFHPSMPNVEFEIEILPQMSFGTAHHETTHQMIQLLMDEDVEGKSVLDMGCGTAVLAILAAMKNAETVHAIDNDEWAYRNAYDNVRKNNFPNIIVEQGDATILKNQNYQLIIANINKNILLNDMHAYAAVLEKGGKIFFSGFYENDLEDITKKANSLGLEYVRHISKNNWVAAVFIR; this is encoded by the coding sequence ATGGCATATATCGAAGTGAATTTTAGCATTGAGCCTATGGTTCCTGCTGCCGAGATTTTGGTGGCAGAATTGAGTGAAATAGGTTTTGAAAGTTTCGTGGAGGAGGAGGCTAATCTAAAGGCTTATATCCAAGAAAATCAGTTTGACGAGAAATTAGTAGACGAGTTATTTAGTATGAATAATCCCGAATTTAAGGTTTCTTATCAAGTTCAAAAAATTGAAGACCAAAATTGGAATGCAAAATGGGAAAGTGAGTATGAACCTGTACTCATCGATAACAGATGTTATATCCGAGCGCCATTTCACCCTTCTATGCCCAATGTGGAATTTGAAATAGAGATATTGCCTCAGATGTCATTTGGAACTGCCCACCACGAAACCACTCATCAAATGATTCAATTATTGATGGATGAAGATGTGGAAGGTAAATCCGTTTTGGATATGGGATGTGGTACTGCAGTATTGGCCATTTTAGCAGCCATGAAAAATGCAGAAACCGTTCATGCCATTGATAATGACGAGTGGGCTTATCGCAATGCCTACGATAATGTAAGGAAGAATAACTTTCCGAATATTATTGTGGAACAAGGCGATGCCACTATTTTAAAAAATCAAAACTACCAATTGATAATTGCAAATATTAATAAAAACATCCTCCTCAACGATATGCATGCCTATGCTGCTGTTCTTGAAAAAGGAGGAAAGATTTTCTTTAGTGGATTCTATGAGAATGATTTGGAAGACATCACAAAAAAGGCCAATAGTTTGGGCTTAGAATATGTCAGACATATTTCGAAAAACAATTGGGTTGCTGCCGTTTTTATTAGGTAA
- the plsY gene encoding glycerol-3-phosphate 1-O-acyltransferase PlsY, protein MNDWIQLLLGLIISYLLGSIPTSVWVGKWFYKTDVREHGSGNAGATNTIRVLGYYAGIPVLLFDMAKAWFPVWAVVNLLVWHNLTFDLVYIQIGFGLAAVLGHVFPIYIGFKGGKGVATLAGMALGLFPLAFLFSLFTFVLVIAITRYVSLGSMLAAVVFPLVLIFISDQQSFPLIALGVFASIFIIFTHRVNLKKLLNGTENKFGAKKT, encoded by the coding sequence ATGAATGATTGGATTCAGCTGTTATTAGGACTTATAATCTCCTATTTATTAGGAAGTATTCCTACTTCCGTATGGGTGGGAAAGTGGTTTTATAAAACTGATGTTAGGGAGCATGGAAGTGGAAATGCAGGAGCCACCAATACCATTCGGGTTTTAGGATATTATGCAGGTATTCCTGTTCTCTTATTCGATATGGCCAAAGCATGGTTTCCAGTATGGGCTGTTGTAAATCTATTAGTATGGCACAACCTTACATTTGATTTAGTTTATATTCAAATTGGCTTTGGTTTGGCTGCTGTTTTAGGTCACGTATTTCCAATTTATATTGGATTTAAAGGGGGGAAAGGAGTTGCTACTCTGGCAGGAATGGCATTAGGATTATTTCCCTTAGCTTTTCTATTTAGCCTCTTCACTTTTGTACTTGTGATTGCTATTACTAGATATGTATCCTTGGGATCCATGCTAGCTGCTGTTGTTTTTCCATTGGTCTTAATTTTTATCTCTGATCAACAAAGTTTCCCTTTGATAGCATTGGGTGTTTTTGCATCTATATTCATTATTTTTACACATAGGGTTAATTTGAAGAAACTATTAAATGGCACTGAAAATAAGTTTGGTGCTAAAAAAACTTAA
- a CDS encoding SPOR domain-containing protein, whose product MGISKILKYIFISILWLSFLVGFTQNEFDSSEEMADKAAVLFQDEQYLAAFPLYSQLLSLDRNNPELSYRFGVCLLYSDRRDTYAPITHLKKAINQISDPNLYYHLGFAYHINYNFPAAISFYEDYKSKAGRKVSPNFEVDRKIEMCRNGMHMMKSVKDLFVLEKNEVSRDEFFRSYNLHGYGGKMIRKPEDFLSKEDQRKTSNDFIFFNSKANDVYYSAYSKQNKDQKDIYKRTKLLEGGWSEPERLPDIINTPYDDDYVVMMPDGKTMYFSSKGHNTIGGFDIFKSVYNDQSKTWSVPENVNFPFNTPVDDILFVSDTSEATAWFASVRSSVDDQIMVYKVGIIKRPDGSDDLAAIYAKNKMLTEEDLRNIKNRASLDVNISEEEFDEIPVVDHIAAAQILHQQNEEKIAADIEKKKQEQVVIDSAKVVISRFEKNMDAFDSVRQYALSLASNKKLESHRLREEVKQNMKLAASSNDKEGLTKLINTSNFAIGKAEQLDYIAANLETFAKETQRKIERQVQNFATLNRQYGDAENAVINGDLDRAQATILAMKSIQLNAPKVMELEAEMPINEGENTNRQFPLEIQEAIVYQAFKLESETPQLEIVALSAEFESYIPTKEVKEDLITETTAFSNNPSKKLEEYLIVLEQQQPSILVLIGEKEGHIEEMIKSFEQLEDAEKSEALQAVNQEQEELNNYQNAKAWSDKMIAKTRSDLQNTQMSSVDPDEKFEAYQAMALELEKGYDFSKNTFNSDELNLQNNQSITTTETSSSTLKATTSIYILNSNGEIAKQIIDSDHLIPSSQLNFSAGNEDFLRAQSLQMIAAVRKQNKLNSFGQRKLQNRISTLETESQQSFTKANQLLVSTKNAPVSTQQDLLAQTNKEFNNLQNKVTEIKTLNLVDQQLESANNDAARISVKMTQQFELLETELKNKKFNNIEQIYIGIERDYNNYKVITDFSSDFNMETGALIKPVTTSSVLIPTYQITSQGDLVKSFGQASEDWNNVEEFMEDANNSEVQQNLVLSPNVDLSSSEERFTRIFSPSTQKEAENLYIIKPRFNSFVQSSTNSLIQNSLNQINSLVGETEFLLAKRNQVNQYYLKQLEEANKFEQQSITKISSANLSTPEIAEANSLSLESKKGFYKASVAASFIKQYDQQIVQQSLLLDEAAETVQTMQSDLDNNLPDEALLKNVQLQRKMAALNKTEIDDSAYNFFVNELFVPIPEIFSESENQEFLITNGQVQRNDQVILNQFFYQNTPQVGVDILELPSLSIGKPDIIEEETKHTTEVLATYSSNNPTTTHPSLNIPNTTNSKSNGNETSSVNGSGSVSTGLVISNPVENTSEGIVKDINLKAINAKEFKTDDDIRDALGSLNLYAQAHMTEVDLMQKRLAISAENKLNTSNKYSLQLETLNDPISRRPVNDSAKSYLYQALALKAVSDEYQTYLDGERNIQDQITQYSFDIEKDLEKNNLNAATVKFEKMQTEISSFGEEPEIKLLDIQLQLIGQINSSKIKMDSAFALSMDLANQSVKLLSEASEERQEAEGKRNAFKRREALKAAESKEIEATKIQNESEKALAFGNSMHEEHQIFLSLASIEAEVNALSKAPVQQSQMVVNQELVFEGIDNRKSEVLGRPMNTAISQVTEPNTNKNPLGTNDDLHVYERENFKAEMLTEELELIKREIALLVQSQNTNLTPKEAYLVEKKVDILRQKADSLEYEANRVFDLADRILETLSEEEQKEAKKSNRDFNSYLSDLKDKIEVLLSEASSLKQRAQRSNNIQTREDLFQQAKDKEEVAMYLILEEFEVIAQKNKTRYRKNQLLLEQLMMDLASTKERELMRNIFAQIDDYFAQAQLKRAKANQPGISFSLKKVLLQDAYSLEMKALDLQQQTKTMLEKHDMKSMMAYQVVTEEEQELAKNNLVVNPLRNEGEAAISKNNIVPSDIPPSQITIKSQGTNLIKEDAEESIANNSGVNSQVQKPPINSQESISAGQEVEYISSVDDGIVYRVQFTALKELKNESFFNRVSDISAEKVTGTDFIRYFSGNFNEMDAAIIRRNALRSSGYQDAFIRSWKNGEAVTLLSLREDEGSTDSPINSVAAVRRTSVGNIDFSATNISSLPGVYYTVQVGVYSRPRTSAMIFGIKPLYHKRMQNGYWIYYSGIFNSIADATVKKDEIVEQGVKDAFVVAFSNGNSVGLAEARQQINRGVDSPNDEDIVILEDASLQIDNQWDMSQQARIISNSKLEYKVQVGVYSNPIDLNWIASQLDGNYSVVSYQNSNRKYVYTIGDFSNDSDARILLKEVQEIVPDAFLVGFQNGDKKYIR is encoded by the coding sequence ATGGGCATATCAAAGATTTTGAAATATATTTTTATCAGCATCTTGTGGCTGAGCTTCCTTGTTGGATTTACTCAAAATGAGTTCGATTCCTCAGAAGAAATGGCTGATAAAGCAGCTGTTCTATTTCAAGATGAGCAGTACCTCGCAGCCTTTCCATTATATTCTCAGTTATTGAGTTTAGATAGAAATAATCCTGAATTAAGCTATCGATTTGGAGTTTGCTTACTTTATTCAGATCGTAGAGATACATATGCACCTATTACTCATTTAAAAAAAGCCATCAATCAAATATCAGATCCCAATTTGTATTATCACCTTGGTTTTGCCTACCATATTAATTATAATTTCCCTGCAGCTATTTCATTTTATGAAGATTACAAAAGCAAAGCTGGAAGAAAAGTCAGTCCGAATTTTGAGGTGGACAGGAAGATCGAAATGTGTAGAAATGGAATGCATATGATGAAAAGTGTTAAAGATCTTTTTGTCTTAGAAAAAAATGAAGTGTCACGAGATGAGTTTTTCAGGTCTTATAACTTACATGGTTATGGAGGAAAGATGATTCGTAAACCTGAAGATTTCCTATCCAAAGAAGACCAAAGGAAAACTTCCAACGATTTTATCTTTTTCAATTCCAAAGCAAATGATGTTTATTATTCTGCATATAGTAAACAAAACAAGGACCAAAAGGATATTTATAAAAGGACTAAACTTCTTGAAGGAGGATGGTCAGAACCAGAAAGGCTACCAGATATCATTAATACCCCTTATGATGACGATTATGTGGTGATGATGCCTGACGGAAAAACTATGTATTTTAGTTCAAAAGGTCATAATACTATTGGTGGGTTCGATATATTTAAATCAGTGTATAATGACCAAAGCAAAACTTGGTCTGTTCCTGAAAATGTAAATTTCCCATTCAATACTCCAGTAGATGATATCCTATTTGTTTCGGATACTTCTGAAGCTACGGCCTGGTTTGCCTCAGTGAGAAGCAGTGTGGATGATCAAATTATGGTTTATAAAGTAGGTATCATTAAACGACCTGATGGATCAGATGATTTAGCTGCTATTTATGCCAAAAATAAGATGCTTACCGAAGAGGATTTAAGGAATATTAAAAATCGAGCAAGTCTCGATGTCAATATTAGTGAAGAAGAGTTTGATGAGATTCCAGTAGTTGATCATATTGCAGCAGCTCAAATTTTACATCAGCAAAACGAGGAAAAGATTGCTGCAGATATAGAAAAGAAAAAACAAGAACAGGTAGTTATTGATAGTGCCAAAGTAGTTATTTCTCGCTTTGAGAAAAATATGGATGCTTTTGATAGTGTAAGGCAATATGCATTGTCGTTGGCATCAAATAAAAAACTCGAATCACATCGACTAAGAGAGGAGGTGAAACAAAATATGAAATTGGCTGCCAGCTCCAATGATAAAGAGGGTTTAACAAAGCTTATCAATACTTCAAATTTCGCCATTGGGAAAGCTGAACAATTGGATTATATAGCAGCTAATTTAGAAACTTTTGCTAAAGAAACTCAGCGTAAAATTGAAAGGCAGGTACAGAATTTTGCTACTTTAAATAGACAATATGGTGATGCTGAAAATGCAGTGATTAATGGTGATTTAGATAGAGCCCAAGCTACTATTTTAGCCATGAAATCTATTCAGTTGAATGCACCAAAAGTGATGGAATTAGAAGCAGAAATGCCTATTAATGAAGGGGAGAATACTAATAGGCAATTTCCTCTAGAAATTCAGGAAGCCATTGTTTATCAAGCTTTTAAATTGGAATCTGAAACCCCTCAGCTAGAAATTGTTGCATTATCTGCTGAATTCGAATCTTATATTCCTACTAAGGAAGTAAAAGAAGATTTAATAACTGAAACGACTGCTTTTTCGAATAATCCATCGAAAAAGTTAGAGGAATATTTAATTGTTTTAGAACAACAACAACCTAGTATTCTGGTTTTAATCGGAGAGAAAGAAGGCCATATAGAGGAAATGATTAAGTCTTTTGAACAACTAGAGGATGCTGAAAAATCGGAGGCATTACAAGCCGTCAACCAGGAGCAAGAAGAATTAAATAACTATCAAAATGCAAAAGCTTGGTCGGACAAGATGATTGCGAAAACAAGAAGTGATCTTCAAAATACTCAGATGTCTAGTGTAGATCCTGATGAGAAATTTGAGGCCTATCAAGCCATGGCTCTGGAGCTGGAAAAGGGATATGATTTTTCTAAAAACACCTTTAACTCGGATGAACTAAACCTCCAGAATAATCAATCCATTACCACGACTGAAACTTCCTCGTCAACTCTTAAAGCTACAACATCTATTTATATATTAAATTCCAATGGAGAAATAGCCAAACAAATTATTGATAGTGACCATTTAATACCTTCCTCTCAATTGAATTTTAGTGCAGGAAACGAAGATTTTTTAAGGGCTCAAAGCCTACAAATGATTGCTGCAGTAAGAAAACAAAATAAGCTAAATTCATTTGGACAAAGAAAATTGCAAAACCGAATTTCTACATTAGAAACCGAATCTCAACAGAGCTTTACAAAAGCTAATCAGTTGTTAGTTTCTACAAAAAATGCACCGGTTTCTACACAGCAAGATTTATTGGCTCAAACCAATAAAGAGTTTAATAATCTTCAAAATAAAGTAACAGAAATCAAAACATTAAATCTCGTAGATCAACAATTAGAATCAGCAAATAACGATGCCGCTCGGATTTCTGTGAAGATGACGCAACAATTTGAATTGTTGGAAACAGAGTTGAAGAATAAAAAATTCAATAATATAGAACAGATATATATAGGAATAGAAAGAGACTATAATAATTATAAGGTGATTACAGATTTTTCTAGTGATTTCAATATGGAAACAGGAGCGCTGATCAAACCAGTTACAACTTCTTCTGTTTTAATTCCGACATATCAAATTACTTCTCAAGGTGATCTAGTTAAGTCTTTCGGTCAAGCTTCAGAGGATTGGAATAATGTTGAAGAGTTTATGGAGGATGCCAATAATAGTGAAGTTCAGCAGAATTTAGTATTGTCACCAAATGTAGATCTGAGTTCTAGCGAGGAGAGATTCACTAGGATTTTTAGCCCTTCCACACAAAAGGAGGCAGAGAATCTATATATCATAAAACCCAGATTTAATTCTTTTGTTCAGAGCTCAACTAATTCCTTAATTCAAAACTCTTTAAACCAAATTAATTCATTGGTAGGAGAAACAGAATTTCTTTTGGCTAAGAGAAATCAAGTAAACCAATATTATTTGAAACAATTAGAGGAGGCCAATAAATTCGAGCAACAGAGTATTACTAAAATTTCTTCTGCTAATTTGTCTACTCCTGAAATAGCTGAAGCCAATAGCTTGAGTTTAGAGAGTAAGAAAGGTTTTTATAAAGCTTCGGTTGCTGCCTCATTCATTAAGCAATACGACCAGCAAATTGTTCAACAAAGTTTATTACTCGATGAAGCAGCAGAAACTGTTCAGACCATGCAAAGTGATTTGGATAATAATTTACCAGATGAAGCTTTACTTAAAAACGTCCAGCTTCAAAGAAAAATGGCCGCATTAAACAAGACAGAAATTGATGACAGTGCTTATAATTTCTTCGTTAATGAATTGTTTGTTCCAATTCCTGAGATTTTCAGCGAAAGTGAGAATCAAGAATTTTTAATCACTAATGGGCAGGTACAAAGAAATGATCAGGTCATTTTGAATCAGTTCTTCTATCAGAATACACCTCAGGTAGGAGTGGATATTTTAGAGTTACCATCATTAAGTATTGGTAAACCAGATATTATTGAAGAAGAAACAAAACACACAACAGAAGTATTAGCTACCTATTCTTCAAATAATCCTACCACGACCCATCCATCTTTGAATATCCCAAATACTACTAATAGCAAATCCAATGGTAACGAAACCTCTAGTGTTAATGGTTCTGGCTCTGTTTCAACAGGCTTAGTGATATCTAACCCTGTAGAGAATACTTCAGAAGGTATTGTAAAAGATATCAATTTAAAAGCTATCAATGCTAAAGAATTTAAAACTGACGATGATATTAGAGATGCTTTAGGTAGCTTAAATTTGTATGCTCAAGCCCATATGACAGAGGTTGATTTGATGCAAAAACGATTGGCTATTTCAGCTGAGAATAAACTAAATACTAGTAATAAATATAGTTTGCAATTAGAGACACTAAATGATCCTATATCAAGAAGGCCAGTGAATGATTCAGCTAAATCGTACCTATATCAAGCTTTAGCATTAAAAGCAGTTTCCGATGAGTATCAAACTTATTTAGATGGAGAGCGAAATATTCAAGATCAAATCACTCAATATTCTTTTGACATTGAAAAAGATTTAGAGAAGAATAATTTGAATGCAGCAACTGTTAAGTTTGAGAAAATGCAAACAGAAATATCTTCATTTGGAGAAGAGCCAGAAATCAAACTTTTAGATATTCAATTGCAATTGATCGGGCAGATAAATTCTTCAAAAATAAAGATGGATTCTGCTTTCGCTTTGTCTATGGATTTAGCCAATCAATCGGTAAAATTATTGAGTGAAGCATCCGAAGAGAGACAAGAAGCTGAAGGAAAAAGAAATGCTTTCAAGAGGAGGGAAGCCCTAAAAGCTGCGGAATCAAAAGAAATTGAAGCTACCAAAATACAAAATGAGTCTGAAAAAGCATTGGCATTCGGAAATAGTATGCATGAAGAACATCAGATATTTTTGTCACTAGCAAGTATAGAAGCCGAAGTGAACGCCTTATCTAAAGCCCCAGTGCAGCAAAGTCAGATGGTGGTGAATCAGGAATTGGTTTTCGAAGGTATTGATAATAGAAAGAGCGAAGTTTTGGGAAGACCAATGAATACAGCCATTTCTCAAGTAACTGAGCCTAATACTAACAAAAATCCGTTAGGTACTAATGATGATCTTCATGTTTATGAACGTGAAAATTTTAAAGCAGAAATGTTAACTGAAGAATTAGAACTAATCAAGAGAGAAATTGCTCTTTTGGTTCAATCTCAAAACACAAACTTAACACCTAAAGAGGCTTATTTGGTCGAAAAGAAAGTGGATATTCTTCGTCAAAAAGCTGATAGTTTGGAATATGAAGCCAATAGAGTATTCGATTTGGCAGATCGCATCCTTGAAACACTTTCTGAAGAAGAACAGAAGGAAGCTAAGAAATCGAATCGTGATTTTAACAGTTATTTGAGTGATCTAAAAGATAAGATTGAAGTTTTATTATCAGAGGCCAGTTCTTTAAAGCAAAGAGCACAACGTTCCAATAATATTCAAACCCGAGAAGATTTGTTTCAGCAAGCCAAGGATAAAGAAGAAGTGGCTATGTATTTGATTTTGGAGGAATTTGAGGTGATAGCTCAAAAAAATAAAACCAGGTATCGAAAAAATCAATTGTTATTGGAGCAGCTTATGATGGATTTAGCCAGCACCAAGGAACGTGAATTAATGAGAAATATATTTGCTCAAATAGATGATTATTTTGCCCAGGCTCAACTTAAAAGAGCGAAAGCCAATCAACCAGGAATATCATTTAGTTTAAAAAAGGTTTTATTACAAGATGCCTATTCCTTAGAAATGAAAGCACTTGACTTGCAACAGCAAACTAAAACGATGTTAGAAAAACATGATATGAAAAGTATGATGGCTTATCAAGTGGTCACTGAAGAGGAACAAGAGTTGGCTAAAAACAACTTGGTAGTTAATCCATTACGAAATGAAGGAGAAGCTGCCATATCGAAGAATAATATAGTTCCTAGTGATATTCCACCATCTCAAATCACTATTAAATCTCAAGGTACTAATCTCATTAAAGAAGATGCTGAGGAGTCCATCGCAAATAATAGCGGTGTTAATTCCCAAGTTCAGAAGCCTCCTATAAATTCTCAAGAAAGTATTTCTGCAGGACAAGAAGTGGAGTATATCTCCTCAGTAGATGATGGGATTGTTTATAGGGTTCAGTTTACAGCATTAAAAGAGTTGAAAAACGAGTCTTTCTTCAATAGAGTAAGTGATATCAGTGCTGAAAAAGTAACAGGAACAGATTTTATTAGATATTTCTCAGGTAATTTCAATGAGATGGACGCAGCAATTATCAGAAGAAATGCATTACGTTCTTCAGGTTACCAAGATGCTTTTATTCGTTCTTGGAAAAATGGAGAAGCAGTAACATTATTGAGTTTACGAGAGGATGAGGGAAGTACTGATTCACCAATAAATTCTGTTGCAGCAGTAAGAAGAACCAGCGTTGGGAATATTGATTTTTCAGCTACTAACATATCGTCTCTACCAGGTGTTTATTATACTGTTCAAGTGGGAGTTTATAGTCGTCCGCGTACTAGTGCCATGATTTTTGGAATCAAACCATTATATCATAAGCGAATGCAAAATGGTTATTGGATTTATTATTCTGGTATCTTTAATAGTATTGCGGATGCCACTGTCAAAAAGGACGAAATAGTAGAGCAAGGAGTGAAAGACGCATTTGTGGTAGCATTTAGTAATGGGAATTCTGTTGGTTTAGCTGAAGCTCGTCAGCAAATCAATAGAGGAGTAGATTCTCCGAATGATGAAGATATTGTCATTCTCGAGGATGCTAGTTTGCAGATTGATAACCAGTGGGATATGAGTCAACAAGCAAGAATAATTTCTAATTCTAAACTGGAATATAAAGTTCAAGTTGGAGTTTATTCTAATCCTATTGATTTGAATTGGATTGCCTCTCAGTTAGATGGGAATTATTCTGTAGTGTCTTATCAGAATTCAAATAGGAAATATGTATATACCATTGGCGATTTCTCTAATGACAGTGATGCTAGAATTCTTCTAAAAGAAGTTCAAGAAATTGTTCCTGATGCGTTTTTAGTTGGTTTCCAGAATGGTGATAAAAAATATATCAGATAA
- a CDS encoding ABC transporter substrate-binding protein has product MKNIIYFLFSILLLLASSCQTDKEQKNEKPESIFTPEYAEYFQIEYYKSYKKILILNPWSNENLNMEYYIPHAGHHKSVKNPEYSFIIKDIPKKVVALSSPMVGLMNLLDLSANIKGVSDPFLIYNEDILNRVKSGEIEDIGKSIQINMEKMIMLQPDLVIGSGWDKLSPDYEKMIQMKMTPVLMYDWQENHPLGKAEWMILLASFFNEEEKATALFQEVKSNYIKQKEFMTFDKQPIVFNGSEYQGIWYSAGGKSYMAQLIDDASGQYLMRDDSTSGSLMLDFEVLMHQASKADIWMYTGASSEDRLGLFAKPKYQSLNAVKKHKVYSYHNRMNENGANDYWETASFRPDIVLEDLIKIFHSNEPENLYYFDKVRY; this is encoded by the coding sequence ATGAAAAACATAATATATTTTCTTTTCAGTATTCTATTACTACTAGCCAGTTCTTGTCAAACTGATAAAGAACAAAAAAACGAAAAACCAGAGTCTATTTTCACTCCAGAATATGCAGAATATTTTCAAATAGAATATTATAAATCTTATAAAAAGATACTGATTCTAAATCCGTGGAGTAATGAAAATTTAAACATGGAATATTATATTCCACATGCGGGGCATCATAAAAGTGTAAAGAATCCAGAATACTCTTTTATTATCAAAGATATTCCTAAAAAAGTAGTCGCTCTTTCATCTCCAATGGTTGGCCTGATGAATTTACTGGATCTATCGGCAAATATTAAAGGGGTTAGCGACCCATTTCTTATCTATAATGAAGACATTTTAAATCGTGTGAAATCAGGCGAAATTGAAGATATTGGTAAAAGCATACAAATCAATATGGAAAAAATGATAATGCTGCAACCTGATTTGGTTATAGGTAGTGGTTGGGATAAATTAAGTCCAGATTATGAGAAAATGATTCAAATGAAAATGACTCCTGTCTTGATGTATGATTGGCAAGAAAACCATCCTCTTGGAAAAGCAGAATGGATGATATTATTGGCCTCATTCTTTAATGAGGAAGAAAAAGCAACAGCATTATTCCAAGAGGTTAAGAGCAATTATATAAAACAAAAGGAGTTTATGACTTTCGATAAACAACCTATTGTATTTAATGGTTCAGAATACCAAGGCATCTGGTATTCAGCTGGTGGGAAAAGCTATATGGCCCAACTTATTGACGATGCCTCAGGGCAATATTTAATGCGCGATGATTCCACATCTGGAAGTTTGATGCTGGATTTTGAGGTATTAATGCACCAAGCATCTAAAGCAGATATTTGGATGTATACTGGTGCTTCTAGTGAAGATAGACTTGGGTTATTTGCCAAACCAAAATATCAATCACTTAATGCCGTAAAAAAGCATAAAGTTTATTCCTACCATAACAGAATGAACGAAAATGGAGCAAATGATTATTGGGAAACAGCAAGTTTTAGACCTGATATAGTTTTAGAAGATCTGATAAAAATATTTCACAGTAATGAACCAGAAAACTTGTATTATTTCGATAAAGTTAGATATTAA
- a CDS encoding diphthine--ammonia ligase encodes MKKAIFNWSGGKDSAFALGEVLMKKEYDISFLMTSIAKENRRVSMHGIHESLMLEQAKSVGLPITFLELPELPDMGTYEKHLTSLMREAKLKGIEDSIFGDIFLEDLRQYRENQLQKIGFNAVFPLWKRDTKTLILDFIDQGYKTMISAVDASKLSKYFVGEIITKELIKELPVDVDPCGENGEFHTFVIDTPYFKFPLEVKSEESILKKYPNDNPEISSEFWFCPISLKNS; translated from the coding sequence ATGAAAAAAGCCATTTTTAATTGGAGCGGAGGAAAAGATTCTGCTTTTGCATTGGGAGAAGTTTTAATGAAAAAGGAATATGATATTTCTTTTTTAATGACTTCTATAGCCAAAGAAAACCGTCGTGTGAGTATGCATGGAATTCACGAAAGTCTTATGTTGGAACAGGCAAAATCCGTAGGGTTACCTATCACATTTTTAGAACTTCCAGAGCTCCCTGATATGGGAACCTATGAAAAGCACTTGACATCCCTGATGCGAGAAGCAAAATTAAAAGGAATTGAGGATTCTATTTTCGGTGATATTTTCTTAGAGGACTTAAGACAATATAGAGAAAACCAACTCCAGAAAATAGGATTTAATGCGGTTTTTCCTTTATGGAAAAGAGATACTAAAACTTTGATATTAGATTTTATTGATCAAGGATATAAAACCATGATTTCCGCTGTGGATGCCTCTAAATTATCCAAGTATTTTGTAGGAGAAATCATTACCAAAGAATTAATAAAAGAACTTCCAGTAGATGTAGATCCATGTGGGGAAAATGGAGAATTTCATACTTTCGTAATTGATACACCCTATTTTAAATTTCCTTTAGAAGTCAAATCAGAAGAATCTATCTTGAAAAAATACCCTAATGATAATCCAGAAATCAGCTCCGAATTTTGGTTTTGTCCCATATCACTAAAAAACTCATGA